The proteins below come from a single Accipiter gentilis chromosome W, bAccGen1.1, whole genome shotgun sequence genomic window:
- the LOC126035340 gene encoding endogenous retrovirus group K member 5 Gag polyprotein-like codes for MLQAFPVIASNGQKKWEVFDWKVIEKLRNAVSQYGIKSALTHQILQFIFSADTLIPQDIKQLAQLVLTPAQMLVFFRQWEKLCDREQATSRQQTDPLWGVTMQMLMGTGPFASGNAQLQCITEVHHLSQILAYQAFLAIPDNMYSHAFTQVKQENTIYDHPDTNEGMKENMFKILAFENATEKTRKALCNLPKNADVVDMIEYMDRSVDSQKVAYAATALQGATKKHEASETPLVKCSNCGKRGHIRSKCTVTANSKCCNKCKKDNHTIKNTGRRENSHRPRRPLARRHECKGLELPALRQPRNHQIRHRRKLRSGCGNRSQHKGTIGGLDLVHF; via the coding sequence atgctccaagcattcccagttattgcatcaaatggacagaaaaaatgggaggtgtttgactggaaggtcattgagaaattaaggaatgctgtgagtcagtacggaatcaaatccgccttaactcaccaaatactgcaattcattttttctgctgatacgctgatacctcaagatattaaacagctagcacagctggttttgacacccgcccaaatgttagtgtttttccggcagtgggagaagctctgtgatagggaacaagcaacatcacgacaacaaacagatcccctatggggagtaaccatgcagatgctgatgggtactggacccttcgcatcagggaacgctcagttacaatgtatcactgaggttcatcatctatcacagatcttggcatatcaagcttttcttgccataccagacaatatgtacagccatgcttttacccaggtgaaacaggagaatacaatttatgaccaccctgacacgaacgagggcatgaaagaaaacatgttcaaaatacttgcttttgaaaatgctactgaaaagacacgcaaagcattgtgtaatttgccgaaaaatgcagacgttgttgatatgatagaatacatggatcgatcagtggactcacagaaagtagcctacgctgccacagctctccaaggagctacaaagaaacacgaggccagtgagacacccttggtcaagtgttctaactgtggcaaacgtggacacattaggagcaaatgtacagttactgctaacagtaagtgctgcaacaagtgtaagaaagataaccataccatcaagaatacaggaagaagggaaaattcacaccgaccgcgaaggcccctcgcgcgacgacacgaatgcaaggggcttgagctgccagccctcaggcagcctcgcaaccaccagatccgccaccgcaggaagctccggagtggatgtggaaaccgcagtcaacataaagggaccattgggggtttggacttagtgcatttttaa